From Ictidomys tridecemlineatus isolate mIctTri1 chromosome 2, mIctTri1.hap1, whole genome shotgun sequence, the proteins below share one genomic window:
- the LOC120889633 gene encoding palmitoyltransferase ZDHHC19-like isoform X1: MDRETVVYIYLMEYYYSALKENKIMCRGRALAQNGEWAYPVVSGLLCLLSLYSLIGMNFSDPGILHRGAFKQDPETVYMARVNGRLYHMPWCPTCYFHRLPRTFHCKRCDICVEEFDHHCRWVNNCVGRRNIRLYLLLLVSLCLYLGTVLATCVVFIICRRNVAFLDKIMTYPHTPKGAHWEVLMWWGGRGKQPSRVRVTGEGLTWAGLEGEVTWQDL, from the exons atggatagagaaactgtggtatatatatacctaatggaatattactactcagcattaaaagaaaataaaattatgtgcag AGGCCGAGCACTGGCGCAAAATGGAGAGTGGGCCTACCCAGTGGTCTCCGgacttctctgcctcctgagtttgTATAGCCTCATTGGCATGAATTTTTCAGACCCAGGAATCTTGCACAGAG GCGCCTTCAAGCAGGACCCTGAGACTGTATACATGGCACGAGTGAATGGCAGGTTGTACCACATGCCGTGGTGTCCCACGTGTTATTTTCACCGCCTGCCCCGAACCTTCCACTGCAAAAGGtgtgacatctgtgtggag gagttCGACCACCATTGCAGGTGGGTGAATAACTGCGTGGGGCGCCGAAACATCCGGCTCTACCTGCTACTCCTCGTGTCCCTGTGCCTCTATCTGGGTACCGTGCTGGCCACCTGCGTGGTTTTCATCATATGCAGGAGGAACGTGGCATTTTTGGACAAAATCATGACATATCCACACACTCCCAAGGGCGCACACTGGGAAGTGCTgatgtggtggggagggaggggcaaacaGCCCAGTAGGGTCAGGGTGACAGGGGAGGGGCTGACGTGGGCggggctagagggagaagtcacttggcaGGACCTGTGA
- the LOC120889633 gene encoding palmitoyltransferase ZDHHC19-like isoform X2, with amino-acid sequence MFLKYLRSFLLNLGAEPRGRALAQNGEWAYPVVSGLLCLLSLYSLIGMNFSDPGILHRGAFKQDPETVYMARVNGRLYHMPWCPTCYFHRLPRTFHCKRCDICVEEFDHHCRWVNNCVGRRNIRLYLLLLVSLCLYLGTVLATCVVFIICRRNVAFLDKIMTYPHTPKGAHWEVLMWWGGRGKQPSRVRVTGEGLTWAGLEGEVTWQDL; translated from the exons ATGTTCCTCAAGTACCTGAGATCCTTCCTGCTGAAcctgggagcagagccaag AGGCCGAGCACTGGCGCAAAATGGAGAGTGGGCCTACCCAGTGGTCTCCGgacttctctgcctcctgagtttgTATAGCCTCATTGGCATGAATTTTTCAGACCCAGGAATCTTGCACAGAG GCGCCTTCAAGCAGGACCCTGAGACTGTATACATGGCACGAGTGAATGGCAGGTTGTACCACATGCCGTGGTGTCCCACGTGTTATTTTCACCGCCTGCCCCGAACCTTCCACTGCAAAAGGtgtgacatctgtgtggag gagttCGACCACCATTGCAGGTGGGTGAATAACTGCGTGGGGCGCCGAAACATCCGGCTCTACCTGCTACTCCTCGTGTCCCTGTGCCTCTATCTGGGTACCGTGCTGGCCACCTGCGTGGTTTTCATCATATGCAGGAGGAACGTGGCATTTTTGGACAAAATCATGACATATCCACACACTCCCAAGGGCGCACACTGGGAAGTGCTgatgtggtggggagggaggggcaaacaGCCCAGTAGGGTCAGGGTGACAGGGGAGGGGCTGACGTGGGCggggctagagggagaagtcacttggcaGGACCTGTGA